In Lactiplantibacillus pentosus, the sequence TGACCAGATGACGGCTTGGCACTTACCCGTCCTGCATGGCACTGAATTTGTCACGGTCCAAAGCGTCTTAAGTGAACGGCAAGAACGGCTAGAAGTTCGCCAACTATTTGATGTGTACCATTCAGATTTATTAGATAAAAACAAGCATACCCGGGCGTACATTGGGTTATACAAGAGTGATCGCCAGAATGCCTTTGTGCTACCAGCACCAGCGCAAAAGAAGAGTGATGCCTTCTTCAAGGAAGTGTACGACAAGACGGTCAAGGAATTGTTCCAAGAAATGAACTTACCCTATACGTTACGGTGATTCGATTGGGGGAATGTCGTGATGAACGACACAGCAGCACAGACAGCATTACAGCAAGCACAACACATTGTCTTTATGACGGGTGCGGGCGTTTCGACGCCGTCTGGGATTCCAGATTATCGCTCGAAAAACGGCTTATATACGGAACATCATAATGCAGAGTATTATTTAAGCCATGCTTTTTTAGCGAGCCATCCCACGGAATTTTATCAGTATTTAAAATCAAATTTATATTATCCTGATGCGCAACCGAATGTCATCCATCAAAAGATGGCGGCCTTGACGCAGCAGGGGCGCGCCAGCGTGATTACTCAAAATATCGATAATTTATATGTGGTGGCGAAGACGGCCAACTTGGTGGAATTTCATGGCAACTTATACCAAGTATATTGTACGAAGTGTGGTCAGTCGGTAGCTTGGCAGGACTATTTGAAGGCACCCACGCATCAAGCGGACGGCGGTTACTTGCGGCCTAACGTGGTGCTCTATGATGAAGGAATCGCGCCTGCAAACATTGAACGCGCTGTTCAGTATTTGCAGCAGGCGGACCTGGTCGTCATCTGTGGGACGTCGTTTCGGGTCTATCCATTTGCCGGCTTGATCGATTACCGTAACCCGCAAGCCCAAGTGCTCGCCGTTAACGCTGAACCGTTGCAACTGCCATTTGATTTCACAATGGTCCAAGAAGATGCAACGACCTTCTTCGAGGAGGTGCAAGTCTAATGATGACGATTGGTCTGACAACTTGGACGGAACACCCCAGTCTACTTGGTGGCACGGATAAGTTGACTTTAACTGAATATTCGGGCGTGTTACCCGTGGTTGAGGTCGATACGCCATTTTATGGGATTCCCAAGGTCGCGACGGTCAAGAAGTGGCAAAAAGCGGTACCAGATAAATTTCAGTTCATTCTGAAAGCCAATCAAGTCATGACCTTGCACGACACTTACGATGAAGGCGTCTCGATGGATGCACTCAAGACGGCCTATCGGGAATACCGCGCGATGCTCAAACCGCTGACGCAGCATCACCAACTCAAAGCCGTGTTGTTCCAATTCCCGCCATTCTTTGAACGCTCCAACCGGAATTTTCACTATCTTCAGCGGATGGTGGAATGGCTGCCCGGCGTGCCAATTGCGGTTGAATTTCGTAATCAGAGTTGGTATGAGGATGGTGTCAAGGATGCCGTCTTCAGCTTCCTCCACGACCTGGGTTTGATCCACGTCGTCGTCGATGAGCCCCACGCAATGAACGATGGCGTCAGCTTTGAACCCGTTGTGACGAATGCCAAGCTGGCCTTGTTGCGGTTACATGGTCGCAATCAACAGGGCTGGTCCGCTAAGGGGCCCAACTGGCGCAGCCAACGCACCTTATATCGCTACAGTGATGCTGAGCTGGCCGAATTCAAACAAACGGTGGAACAGTTGCAAGCCCAAGCCGATGAAGTGTGCGTCATCTTCAACAACAATGCTGGTGGCGACGCTGCAGATAACGCGATGGCGTTGAAAGAGTTGCTCGGCGTTTCTTTCGGTGATTTGGGACCGCATCAGTTGGACTTATTTTAGGTTGAATACACAGAAAACCAGGCGAGCCGCTTGATGATTGTTAGTCACCACGGTTTCGTGCTAGTGCAATATGGCAGTTCATCAAGTCTCCATAATAATCAGTTGCGGGGACATTGGCTCCTGGCTGAACTTCATGAACAAGATAATCTAAGACCTTAGCGTCCGGCTCAGCAGTCGTTGCGCTAAGGTCTTAGTGGTCTGAGCAACTCTTTTGTTATCGTTTCTTAATCTGCAGAGGAAATATGATACAATATAAGAGATTCTACACATTGTGTCTAGCGTGTGTTATTTTGGATAAATACGATCGTCTGGCACACGGTGTGATTTGTTCATGGATTTTTAAAATAAAGACATGTTTAACGATTGATCAAAACCAGTTTGAAGGGAACTTACGTCATGGCAGAAACAAAACCAACTTATTACATTACGACGCCGATTTATTATCCTTCGGGGAAATTACATATCGGTAACTCATACACGACCATTGCGTGTGATACGCTTGCACGGTACAAACGGGCGATGGGTTACGATGTCTATTTCTTGACCGGGACAGATGAACACGGCCTGAAGATTGAAGAAAAAGCAGAAAAATTGAATACTGATCCTAAATCATACGTTGATGGGATGGCTAAACAAATTAAAGATTTATGGAAATTACTCGAAATCTCTAATGACAAGTTTATCCGGACGACGGATGATTATCACGAACGCGCGGTTCAAGAAATCTTTGACCGCTTGTTGAAGAATGGCGATATTTACCTCGGTGAATATGAAGGCTGGTACTCAGTTGACGATGAAGAATACTTCACTGAGACACAGTTAGCTGAAGTCTTCCGCGATGATAACGGCAAAGTAATCGGTGGGAAAGCACCAAGCGGCCACGAAGTCGAATTGGTCAAGGAACAGTCCTACTTCTTTAAGATGAGCAAGTATGCGGACTGGTTGTTAGATTACTATCAGAAATATCCTGACTTTATCGAACCAAGCAATCGGATGACTGAAATGATCAACAACTTCATCAAGCCTGGTCTGGAAGACTTAGCGGTTTCACGGACCAGCTTTACTTGGGGCGTGCCCGTTAAGAGTGATCCT encodes:
- a CDS encoding NAD-dependent protein deacylase; protein product: MNDTAAQTALQQAQHIVFMTGAGVSTPSGIPDYRSKNGLYTEHHNAEYYLSHAFLASHPTEFYQYLKSNLYYPDAQPNVIHQKMAALTQQGRASVITQNIDNLYVVAKTANLVEFHGNLYQVYCTKCGQSVAWQDYLKAPTHQADGGYLRPNVVLYDEGIAPANIERAVQYLQQADLVVICGTSFRVYPFAGLIDYRNPQAQVLAVNAEPLQLPFDFTMVQEDATTFFEEVQV
- a CDS encoding DUF72 domain-containing protein, with the translated sequence MMTIGLTTWTEHPSLLGGTDKLTLTEYSGVLPVVEVDTPFYGIPKVATVKKWQKAVPDKFQFILKANQVMTLHDTYDEGVSMDALKTAYREYRAMLKPLTQHHQLKAVLFQFPPFFERSNRNFHYLQRMVEWLPGVPIAVEFRNQSWYEDGVKDAVFSFLHDLGLIHVVVDEPHAMNDGVSFEPVVTNAKLALLRLHGRNQQGWSAKGPNWRSQRTLYRYSDAELAEFKQTVEQLQAQADEVCVIFNNNAGGDAADNAMALKELLGVSFGDLGPHQLDLF